Proteins from a genomic interval of Coccinella septempunctata chromosome 2, icCocSept1.1, whole genome shotgun sequence:
- the LOC123307207 gene encoding adenine phosphoribosyltransferase-like, with the protein MASNESKKQLIKDNIKSYPDFPKPGVIFRDIFSVLQNPEIFAVLKDLLIYSAKSFAVRPDVVVALDSRGFLFGTLVALDLQIPFVPIRKKGKLPGPKKTAEYSLEYGTDTLEISTDAIEQGSNVLIVDDLLGTGGTLQTACSLVKDVGGNVSGCLVVIELKEFNGRAKIKCPLMSLVQY; encoded by the exons ATGGCATCAAACGAGAGTAAGAAACAATTAATTAAGGATAATATTAAATCCTACCCGGATTTTCCAAAACCAGGTGTGATCTTCAG ggATATTTTTTCTGTTCTACAAAATCCCGAGATCTTTGCTGTTCTCAAAGATTTATTGATCTACAGTGCAAAGTCTTTTGCTGTTCGTCCAGATGTGGTTGTTGCATTGGACTCTAGGGGTTTTCTGTTTGGAACACTAGTAGCTCTAGATTTACAAATTCCTTTTGTACCAATAAGGAAAAAGGGTAAACTGCCAGGCCCCAAGAAGACAGCGGAGTATTCTTTAGAATATGGAACT GATACTCTGGAAATATCTACAGATGCAATAGAGCAAGGTTCTAATGTTTTAATTGTTGATGATTTATTAGGAACTGGTGGAACTCTACAGACAGCCTGTTCGCTTGTAAAAGATGTTGGCGGTAATGTTTCAGGTTGTCTTGTAGTGATTGAATTGAAAGAATTTAATGGTAGGGCGAAAATTAAATGTCCTTTAATGAGTTTGGTACAATATTGA